The sequence below is a genomic window from Polaribacter vadi.
CGAAATCGGCAATATCAACAGCTTCTTCTTGTTGAATAATCGTTAAAGAAAAGCCCTTTGCTCCTGCTCTTGCAGTTCGTCCACTTCTATGCACATATGCATCATAGGTGTCTGGCAAATGATAATTTACAACATATTCAATTTCCTTTACATCAATTCCTCTTGCAGCTAAATCTGTTGCTACTAAAATATCAATATGTCCTTCACGAAATTGGCCCATAATTCTGTCACGAATTCCTTGAGTTAAACTTCCATGAATTGCACCAGATGAAAACTTATTAATGGCTAAATTTTTAGCTAATTTATTAACAGCAGCTTTTGTTTTACAGAAAATAATCCCTCTTTTTCCTTCTTTCGAATTTAAAAAATGTAATAAAACTTCTAATTTTTCAATTGGTTCTACAATTACATATTGATGTTCAATTCCCTGATGCCCAACAGTTTTCATATCAGCTTCAATCTGAACAACTTCTTTAGCCATATAGTTATTTACCAATTGTCTAATGGCACCAGACATCGTTGCTGTAAATAATAAAGTTCTTCTTTTTTTAGGAATTTCTGTAATAATAGCATCCAATCCTTCTTTTAAAGCGCTCACCATTTCATCAGCTTCATCTAAAATAAAATAAGAAATATTTTTTATGTTGATGGCTTCTCTGCTCACCAAATCTGCCAATCTTCCTGGAGTTGCAACTACAATATGTGTCGTTTCTTTTAAACGCTCAATTTGAGGTTTTATAGGAATTCCTCCACAAATTACTGCTATTGATATTTCTGGAGAAAACTTTGCAAAAGATGCTAAGTTTGCATGAATTTGTTGACCTAATTCTCTTGTTGGCGCTAAAATAACTGCTTGAATATTGTTGTTTTTAATATCAATCAATTGTAATAAAGGCAACCCAAAAGCAGCAGTTTTACCTGTTCCTGTTTTTGCTAAAGCAACAACATCTGCTGTTTTATTAAGAATTATAGGAATTACTTTTTTTTGAATATCTGTAGGTTCAGAAATATTTAAATCGAGTAAACTTTGTTGAATTTGTTCGTTAATTCCTAAATCAGAAAACTTTTTAGACATAATTTAATTTTGGGCAAAGATAAAGACACTTTTAAAAGAAATCTTACTAAATGGTTTATAATTCTACTGAATGTTTACTTCTTTATGTTCAAATTTAGATTTTGAATTTAAAGACTTTATTTTTTGCTGATTTTTGTTTTTTAAAATTTAATTGAAAAATCAATCTAAATCATAAATACTAAGTGTATGTATTCAAAAATATTTTATGAATTGATAATTATAATTCTTACTTTTAATTAAATTAATGGCACAAATTTTGAGCGATATTAAACTTACTATCCATCTTATGAAAAATAAAATAATATTCCTTTTCCTTTTTTCTCCCTTTTTATTTTTAGCACAATCAAATTCAAATGTTACTCTTAAAACAATTTCAGGTTTTGTTTCTTTTGATAACAAAAAGCTGCAAAATGTAAATGTATTTGTAGAAAATTCAACCAATTATGCAGTAACAGATTCCATTGGATATTATAGCATAAAAGCTAAAGAAGGCGATTTTTTAAACTTTAATTTTGTTGGTTTAGAAGATGTTATAATTCTGGTAGAAGACGTTACCTCTATTCTTAATATTGAAATGAAAAAAGAAAAAGGGATCACTTTTTCACGTTCTAATGATAATTTAAAATTAGGTGGAACTACAATTGGAGATTACTTTGAGGGCACTTTAAAACAAGTTATCAATGGAAAAGATTTAAACCCAGAAGCAACTTCACTTTCTAGAGCTATTGAAGAAAAAATTCCAAGTTTACGAGTTAAAATAAATGATTTTGGTGAAGAAATTATATATCAAAGAGGAAGAGAGTTGAATGGGCCACCTGTTTGGATCTTCGATAAAGTTTTATATGATTTACCTATTCCTGTTTTTATAAACGAGGTAGAAAATATTTTAGTAATCAATACTGAAACCAACAAATTATATATTCAAGTGAATACCACCATTAATTATAAAACTGTTTCAGGGATTGATTTTGATAGTTACTATTTTATTGATGATGATTTTTATCAGAATGATGCCATTGCTTACAAAAGATTAAAAGTTGGAGAACCTGAATTTTTAAAAAAATATAAAGGAAGATTTAAGGCTGATGAAGCTTTGAAACTTTATCAAGAAACGTACGAAGCAGAAAAAAATAATGCCAATTATCATTTAAGCATATTGCAACATTTTAAAGATGAAAAATATGATAAAAACACTTTGTTAAAAGTGTTGGCAGATTTTGAAGAATACTCTAACAATCCAGAAGATTTAAAGGCTATTGCTTATAAATATCAAGAATTAGATGAACATGAAAAAGCGCTTTCTGTTTATAAAAATATATTAAAATTAAGACCCAATTATAGTCAATCTTACAGAGATGTTGCCAATGTTTTACTGGATTTAAAAGAGTACGCTCAGGCTTGGAAAGCGTATCTATTCTATTTCAATAACGATTTTAATATTGAAGATAATGATATTGGAGAAATTTTAGTATCAGAAATGATTGCTACAGAAAGTAACGAAGGAAATGAAAATTCTCCTCAAAAAATTAAAGTTAATAGTCCCACTAAAAATACCGAAAGTGATGTAAGAGTTGTTTTTGAATGGAATACTTCTGAAGCTGAGTTTATGCTAGAATTTGTAAACCCAACTGCACAAACGTATGAAATTGAGAATTCAACTCATATAAATAATGGTTTAATTATAGATCAAAAAGAAAAAGGCTATACCTCTAAAGAAATTTTTATTGATGATTTATTAGATGGAAATTGGTTGGTAAACTTAACCTATTTAGGAAATAAACAATACAAACCAACTGTTTTTAAAGCAACAACATATTACAATTGGGGCAGAGAAAATCAACGAAAAGAAATAAATGTTTTTGATTTTATAGTAACCGATAAAAAAACTGAGTTGCTAAAATTGAATAAAAAATCGTTTTAAATTACTGTCTTTCAACCCTAAAACAAATTCCTTCTAAGTGAATTTTGTGTTCCGTAAATTCTACTTTATCAATTGAATTTATGGAATACAACAACTTACCAACAGAAGAAGATGCGTTTATAATTGCATGAAGTAGTTCATATTGATGATAGATCATTAAATTGGCCAGCAAAGATAAATTGCTATTGAGAAGGTTTTCTAAAGTTGGTCTTCCAGCATTTTTATAAGCTATTAGCACTTCTAAATCGAAACAATCATCTTCTAAAATTTCATTTTCACGAAATTCTGAAAATTGCTTGGAGAATTTTTCCATAAAAATATGAATGTCTATTTCTAAAGAATATTTCAAACGCTCCTCACCTTCCCATCTTTGCATTTGTCCGTAATTAAATTCTGGAACTATAAATAAAGAAGTATCGGTTTTTTTATTATTTAAAACTATTTTCATTACATAAATATATCCATTTTTTTTGAGAAACGAAATTAGAAACAAAACCAAGGATTTTTTAAGTTTTACTCAAAAATGATTCTTTCTTGGTTTATCAACAAAAAGAAAAAATATGTAAATTAAAAAGAGCTAAAATGATCCCGATATAAAATTGGCCCGATATAAAATTGGGATTAGTTCAACTTACAATTTTTAAAACGTTGCTTCGCAACTTTTTAAATTTGAGTTTCACTAATAATTATCAACATCAATAATAAACCTAATTGGTCTAAAATCTTTTACAGCTTCAAAGGTATTTCTTATTTTAGTAACTTGATTTTTTGTGTTTGCTAAACTTTGTTTTGGTGGAATTTTAATCACAATATTCTTTATATATTGATTTCGAATTCTAGAAACTGCAGGCGCTGTTGGGCCTAAAACATTTTCTCCAAAAGAATTATAAAGCGCTTTAAAAAGCCAATTGACACCAGTGTCAACTTTGTTAAAATCTCTGTGTTTCAGTGTAATTTTTATCGTCCTAAAATAAGGAGGATATTTATATTGCCAACGTTCTTGCAACTGTTCTTTATACATTTCTGTATAGTTTGTGCTAGAAACCTGTTGTAATATTTTATGATAAGGATTGTAGGTTTGAATTGCAACATTTCCTTGTTTTTTACTTCTTCCTGCTCTTCCAGAAACTTGCACCATCATTTGATACGCTCTTTCATGTGCTCTAAAATCTGGAAAATTAAGCATGGTATCTGCATTTAGAATTCCCACTAAAGAAACATTATCAAAATCTAACCCTTTGGAAAGCATTTGTGTTCCTACCAAAATATCGATTTCTCTTGCTTCAAAAGCGCCAATTATTTTTTGATATCCGAATTTTCCACGAGTCGTATCTAAATCCATTCTTCCAATTTTAAAATCAGGGAATAATTCTTTTAATTCTAATTCAATTTGCTCAGTTCCAAAACCTTTAGTATCTAAAGTATTGCTTCCACAAGCAGCACAACTATTGGGCATTGCTCGTTGATAATTGCAATAATGGCAACGTAATTCGTTTTTAAATTTATGATACGTTAAAGAAACATCGCAATTTGGGCATTGAGGAGCCACTCCACAGGTTTTGCATTCAACCACAGGCGAATATCCACGTCTATTTTGAAATAGAATAATTTGCTCTTTTTCATCTAAAGCTTCTTGAATTAATTTAAGCATTCTATCAGAAAAATGACCTTTCATTTCCTTTTTTCTGTGCTTTTCTTTCACATCAATCAACTCTATTTTTGGGAGTTGAACATTTCCAAAACGTCTATTTAATTCCACAAAACCATATTTGTTTTGCTGTGCATTAAAATAGCTTTCTAAAGAGGGTGTTGCAGAACCTAATAAAAT
It includes:
- a CDS encoding DEAD/DEAH box helicase → MSKKFSDLGINEQIQQSLLDLNISEPTDIQKKVIPIILNKTADVVALAKTGTGKTAAFGLPLLQLIDIKNNNIQAVILAPTRELGQQIHANLASFAKFSPEISIAVICGGIPIKPQIERLKETTHIVVATPGRLADLVSREAINIKNISYFILDEADEMVSALKEGLDAIITEIPKKRRTLLFTATMSGAIRQLVNNYMAKEVVQIEADMKTVGHQGIEHQYVIVEPIEKLEVLLHFLNSKEGKRGIIFCKTKAAVNKLAKNLAINKFSSGAIHGSLTQGIRDRIMGQFREGHIDILVATDLAARGIDVKEIEYVVNYHLPDTYDAYVHRSGRTARAGAKGFSLTIIQQEEAVDIADFEKELGITFNAYKKANANSIEENNGLLWAKKIFKTKPNKTVSEDFKRKVRTVFHHLTKEELIEKVLADYLANANSKISKVEVVKKKKRK